One stretch of Clavibacter californiensis DNA includes these proteins:
- a CDS encoding FABP family protein yields MIEIPTGLPAELVPLSWLLGVWEGTGVVEYAVGDDVVRREFGQRISFSHDGLPHLNYSSYAWVEGDDGPVPFVTETGYWRLRRRVTDGDPGPAMLPPTGERPFTTAEEVETLRNADGGFDVEVALVHPGGVSELYVGQVKSARIDLATDAVLRTEGAKAYTGATRLYGLVERDLLWAWDIAALGQPLRTHASGRVSHVD; encoded by the coding sequence ATGATCGAGATCCCGACCGGCCTCCCCGCCGAGCTCGTCCCGCTGTCCTGGCTCCTCGGCGTCTGGGAGGGCACCGGCGTCGTCGAGTACGCGGTCGGTGACGACGTCGTCCGCCGCGAGTTCGGCCAGCGCATCAGCTTCAGCCACGACGGGCTGCCGCACCTCAACTACTCCTCGTACGCGTGGGTCGAGGGCGACGACGGCCCCGTGCCGTTCGTCACGGAGACCGGCTACTGGCGGCTGCGACGCCGGGTCACCGACGGCGACCCGGGCCCGGCGATGCTGCCGCCCACGGGCGAGCGCCCGTTCACGACGGCCGAGGAGGTCGAGACGCTCCGCAACGCGGACGGCGGGTTCGACGTCGAGGTCGCGCTCGTGCATCCGGGCGGGGTCAGCGAGCTCTACGTCGGCCAGGTGAAGAGCGCGCGCATCGACCTCGCGACCGACGCCGTGCTCCGCACCGAGGGCGCCAAGGCGTACACGGGCGCGACGCGGCTGTACGGGCTCGTCGAGCGCGACCTGCTCTGGGCGTGGGACATCGCGGCGCTCGGCCAGCCCCTGCGCACGCACGCCTCCGGGCGGGTGTCGCATGTCGACTGA